In Larimichthys crocea isolate SSNF chromosome VII, L_crocea_2.0, whole genome shotgun sequence, the genomic stretch GGCCGTTTGTGGCGTCTGGATGCAGGGATGCGGAGATAGGCACCATTTTGTCACAGCGAattagagacagacaggaaacgaGAAGTCAAAagattgtgtgaatgtgtgtgtatgtggttgtaGAGAGTAAGTCGTGCTTGGCTGCATTACTCAGCCATTAGACCCCGTCTCCTTTACCAGGACAGGTTATCCCCTGGTCCATCAATACAGCACAgccctctgttcctcctcccaCCCTGACAAATTGATCcatcctctttttcctctcctgctctcgtTTTTCCCTCGTCGTCCCAGCGGGGGTGTCTACTTACAGACATTGCTGAGAACAAGAGAGACGTAGAGCcagggaaaggagagagaaagagagagagagagagatggaggtaATGAGAGGGAGCGATTAAGGGAAAAGACAAGGCGGCAGCGTGCAGTCAGCTGCAGAcatggaggaggggagaggaggggtaTTAGAGAGAGGTATGGAAGGATATGAAGATCACATTAGGTATTGTGGGCTATAGTTAGCATATGAGCTCAACCTGGGTGTGGTGATGGGCGACAGAAAACCTGAGACTGATCGGTCCTCGGAGGATCAATCCTGGAAGATGAGGATTGAGGAAAtagaaggaaggaaagggatactagaagaagaaaatcacagATGGAAAAGCACTTAAGAGTAATATTATTAGTAGATTCAACCTCAGACCCAAAGGTTTTATCGTTTAACATATGAAGCACTGATTATATTTAAACCTAACATAGATTCTAGGCTTTAAAGTTTCACCTCCAGTACTCTTCAAACCTCCCTTTACATTTTGGGATTCTCCTGCCCAGCTAACCTGACATGTTTCTATGGACAGCGGCATCAGTGCCGGCCTCTGTGGATGTAatctcttctcctccagctcagtcAGCCCTCAGTTTGCTGCACTGACTTTTCATCGCTCTCCTCTGGGGAATTTTACTGGAATGAAAGAGCACAGAGGTTGTctacagaagcaaaaaaaaaaaacaataagcaGTATACTGCATTAAGCCTGACCTTGGCAGAGAGGTTGAAGTTCATGTGGAGAGGGGGGCCTCAAGGAGTAGTGTTATGATCTCTTGGGAACAATGCCTGAATCAGCACGAGCTGATATTATAGAAGTGGACTGTTTTGATGTGAGGGTATATCAGATTGCAAGGACTAGCTTTACGTGCAGTGTGTCATGTACCTGTGGTGCAGCATAACCAGCAGTAAAGGACTCAAAAAAATCTTAAGATACCTTGAATGGCTTGAATGTTTTCTGTTAACCGTCTTATATAGTTTGGTCTAATCTAATTTTGTCACTTTATGGAAATTTAAgttttttgttattcttttgtTTAATGAACACCATAAAATGTATCTGGCGTGACTGTGGATCTTACTTTGATTTGAACGAGTCACAGTAAGAGCCTGCTTATCGTCTTAGCAGACTTATTTAAATGATAGTGTTCACTATAGAAAGGGAATGAAGTCAGCTGAATTTGATTATAAAGAGGTTCATGATCTGATTTTTAACCTGTAACACTGTGTTTATAATTAACACTTGTGGTCCATCTCTGTGTCAGAGctacaggaggaagaggagatccTGGAGGCTAGCTGTCGTCACATGGAAAACCATCTGGCCGAGCGGGAATGCACCTTAGGAGAGCTTCGTAAGGAGCTGACTCACAAAGGAGCTTTGGTGGGAGCCCTCAGAGCCAATCTCAAGGAAAAGGAGCGCCATTTCCTGGAGGAGCTCAAACGCCGCAGCCACTGTTCAACCATCCTTAACACggagctgcagaaacaaaccGAGGCAGCAGCATACCTCTCCTTCCAACTGCACGCTGCCAGGCAGAAACTGCACCACCAGCGGATGCAGCAGAGGCAGGCACTCCTCGCCAGAGCCAACAGTCAGGGGGCCCAGTATGGTGCCGAGCAGAACTCTGTTTCTCCACAGATGCCGTCAGGAGCCTCACCTTCCTCTCCTGTGGTTAAACCCAAACGTAAGAGTGCAAGGGCATCTTCGAGAGTGGAGCGTGCACGGGAGTGTGTTCCCATAGAGAAAGTGATGGGCCCTGCAGAGCCCACGGCGATGCCGGACCCTGCGCTCTTCCTCCACCCTCGGAGGCACAGGGCTCGCTCCAGGCACACTGTGGCACAAAGACAGCCTCCAATGGGCCTggagaaggaggatgaggaggaaggaggcggGGAGGGGCCAGTGGAGCCCCAGGATGAAGCTGCCAGACTGGTATCTTCAgctgcagcgccccctgctgccGAGACCAAGGCAGATTAGCGACTACTGTGACCTGTGCTTTTAACTGCAGTTTGATCACTGTATGATCTTCTGTCAGACTGTTAATGCTGTTAACTGTTGTTCTGCACCTTGACTGAATTGATACTGAGACTGGTTTTAGCTATTGAAGTTATATCACACTTATCATAGACACTTTTTTTAACACGGACTTTGATATAATAATTTGCAAAGCAAAACTGTCACTTTAAGTCAGTCTTAAATGAAGTTAGATAAATAATCTGTTTACACCAGTGTCACATGCTCAGTATTCTGTGGGGCCTTATTTCAAAgcaacccccttttttttggaTTTAAGGTGATTTAAGGTGAGTTTTACCGTGGTAGCAGCCATTTTAGGTGGACTACGAGCCCCGCTGTGCAGCCCAACCAACTGTGACCTTTCAAGTCCAACCGTAAATCAACCATGTGACCAAATGTTTGTGTGGCCCCTGACTGAGTCACAGCTGAAACAGTCTGAAGAGGTGTGCACGTCTGTGTGAGGCCTCCATGTGAAAAAATACAGgctggaaggaaggaagggtgATCCTGTTACTTTGTCAGAATTTAATCTATGATTGTTGCAAATTTGTTTTACACTTCCTATCTTTGCGACcgaaaatattcatatttgatttGCTGAAAGGATCTTTGCGACcgaaaatattcatatttgatttgctgaaaggttaaatcatttatcaggacacttaaaaaataatgttgtaTTGAAATCTCCttttgatttgtgtttcctcttcccATAACCTCAACTGAATATCTCTGTAACAACTCACCATATGCTAATGTAAACCCCAACGACAGAGGGTCATGCTTCAGGAATCACTATTTGAGGGGTAAACAGACTTTGAGACCTAGTGAAACTGTTTTCAACCAGTGGTCAACTGCAGGTAAATTTAGCAACAATAGTTATGCTTCACCCTCATGCAGATAGGCTaacaaatttgatttgtttgaattCTTTGTTACCGATTAATTAATATTCTTTATTTCAGGCGATAAAagcaaatacatatttaaacaacagaaaagagaaCACACATCATCATGCGGATAACAAAGAgcaccaaaacaataaatacatatcacagtgaaactttatttaaagtcTCCACATCTCATTATCgcttacaaaacaaacatttttgattATCTTAGGCAGACATAAAGAAAAATGACTATTTCTTCAATGTTAGAAACtcgtttttttcttcaaattttaATGTTTCGGACagatcagacagcagcagtgttgGTACATGTGCAATTTTGCATCTTGGACTTCATTTAGCGCGTATGTTTTACTAAAAATACACATCGAGGCACACGTCCGCTGCTATTCCTCTGTAGTGACTGCTTTGTATAAACAAGCCACATTCAGGTGATAGTCAGTTCTGACTCGTTGGACCATGCGTCTCACTCAGGTGTGGTTTGTgtactaaacacacacacacacacaaaagactactactacttcaAATGATCTGTGTTTGACGTTGGGGGTTGTTTTCACCTCAGGAAAACTGAACGAACAAGGACACGACTGGAggttttgatgtgtttgatcTTTTTGCAATGTCCATTTTACACGAATTCCCAAAGTAGGTGTGTTAAAAATACACACCAAGAACAGTGACTGTGTGCCGTAAATCACAAGAAGGCAGGCTCGACAGAAAGCTGCGTGTGTCCTCTGTTAtctaaacacatgcacatggtGGCCCCTAGCGTAACAAGGAGAAAATAGCATCTTGGAAGATAAAATTATCACTTTAATTAACTATATTCAAATGTTCTTGCTTCATTGTTGTCCACTTACTGTAATTACTGCCTTCTTTACTGAAGTATTGTGTCCTTTTGATTCAGAAACACTTTTATAAGACACTTTGGGATTTGCATATAAAGGTTCACTGTATGTAACGTGGCACCTCAGTTATTTTTGATCTGTACTTGAGCAATGACATAACTGAGCATCAGTAACTGTAGTCTTTGAAATGAGCCTTCCTGTAGGACTGAATTTAATTGTGATTAGCCGCTGTGAGGCTTTTGTCGCCTTCTACAGCTACTGATTAGAAGTTTAGCATTAGGTTTTTTGCAGTATATCTTCAATAAAGCAATATatcactatatttatatattattagtaGGTCACGTCAGCTGATTTAAGGacacttaaaatatattttatgattgTTTAACTTGTATTTTGTAATTGTTGAGCTTGGTATGTTTTGCCTAATATTTTTCTGAATTGTCTTTACAAAGTTCTGTTGGTTGAATCTTTACATGAGTAATCGTTATGTTACGATTTATAGGAGGCACATCCGAAGTGAGGAACGGATGACATGCTGCATGAGAAGCAGCGTTAAAGCAAAATGggcatattattatgccatgTGAAATTGTCTGGATGAAAACGAACTtcttttttaagcaaaaatgcaaagaaaaaaaaggttttcattcACCTCTCAGCTGGTAAGCCATTAGCATGACTGTGTGCACTATTCTTACTCGTGTTTTATGAGACGAGAGGGGACAAAAGTACAGAGCTGTCTTGTTTATTCCCCCCCAACAGGAATCCTGAACTTAGACTGTTATACTTCATGTCTTCATCACTCCACATGTCATCCAAATGAAGCGGCAGGTAGATTAAACTCTCCATCCACCTTCCATACCGCATCTCACATTAGATGATCTGTACTTTGGTATTGTACAACAACATggataaatgaatacaaaacacTAGTTTGCCTGCTTTGAAGGAAAATGCTAATGAGCCAAAGAGGCCCACCACTAAAATTAACATGAACGGTGTGATGCCTTAACGAAGATGTcttttcatgaatatttcagcTAAAGAGAGTAAATCTTCACCGCCTGACAGCAAATCTCGCATCACTCAAAGCATAGCAAGAAAGCAGATAATTTACTCACACCCACGGGGAATGTCTTCCATCTTTTAAACGCCTATATAATAAATCTAATCCtcataatgataataaacaaATGTCAGCAGCAACATTGTGTCCAGGTCCTTGTGGTCAATCCTGGTCAAGGTCAAATAAGTTTATTCTGTATCTTCACTGACGGACTGTTTGACATGTTATGTGGTCTCTAGCAATAATTCTGTGTGGTACTCAACATGGAGATGTTGCTCTGGGTTATGGTTAGGTCTTCGGGTGAGCGTAAACTATTGACTGATTACCGCATATACTGTGTTAGCTTCCTATAGTGATCTACTGTACACATAATTGGAATAAAATGAAGGATTATCTAGtctgctgcctgcctgcttaTTGTTGTAAAAGTTTACCacataatgaatgataaatgatggAGCTGGGTTTAATTcaatgtcttctttttttaaatgatttctgaTGGATAAAGAGCTTTAAGTTCATGTGGTTTGAGTCTATAATATCACCTGGAGCCAACAGATGAACTTcaactaacaaaaaaacagggttacaaagtgcttcacaagagcaatataaataaaataaataataaaacatgagcaATAACAGAACATGATGAGAATATACAGCAAGCTGGAGAAAGGCCAGTTTGAACAACAGACACCACAGTACGTAGGTCTACAGGAGTAGCGCTCCTCCACCTTTTAGTTTTCAGTCGTGTATGAGTATGTATAAGTCTTGGTCAGAAGATCTAAGTCAGgcatgtccaaactgttccacaaagggccggtgtggctgcaggtttttgttccaaccaaccaagagcacaccagacttgactaatttaatcaactgatctcagtcttcagagtgttgattggtcaaactgtgtgctcttggttggttggaaggaaaacctgcagccacgccggccctttgtggaccagtttgacacccctgatctAAGTGATCTACTTGTGATGTAAGGATGAGGCGTATCAGACACATATGCTGATGCCTGAACGTGCAGGGTACCTTCAAATGAATCCTAAACTTGATGGGAAGACAGTGTAAAGCAGATAATGTGGGAGTGATGTGAGTTGCTCTTCTCAACCTGGTCAACAGTCTTGCTGCAGCAAACCTCAAAGGGATCATACTCATATGAGTTGTGAGGCATCAGCAACGGGacaaaacagatgtgtgtgtgtgttttgagtaaCCTTGGTGAACTAGCAAGTAATGCCAAGTCTTCAGCTAGAGATCTCAGATTAGGACTTGTGTTTCAAAGGTCATGTTTGAGAaataagtgttttattttagctaCAGCTCTACAGAAACtcatccatgcttttatttccCCCTGCCAACTACCAACCCACTGTCTACAGTTAGTCTGACCTTTTATCCTCCTACGAGCCAGGACGCAGACTGAGATCTTCTGGTACATCTAGTCTAGGCTCAAAACCAAAGGAGACTTTGTTGTCAGGGTCTCTACAGTTTGGAACAATCTGCCAGAAGGAGATCAGACTGTTGCATATGAAAAGTACTACACATGTAAAACAATtattagcactgtcgcctcagaGCAAGAAAGTtactggtttgaacctcagctcaTGTTCGCCATGgcagctgggattggctccagccccatGGATAGGTTATGgataatgtatgtatgaatggtTACCATGATTATTAAATAAGTATTCTTATGAAAAGTAATTGTACTGACAGATACTTGATCAGATTACTGTATCTGAGATAAGTTTGTCCTGCAGCTTTCTCTCAGTCGACTCATTACAAAACACAGGATTGCTTTAACTGTGCTCCCTCAGCTGACAGAGGTCGAGGGAGGACACAGAGTTACAAATAAGAGTTTAAAGACTCATCATcatatttgacatttcataATGTTAAAACATATTGGTGCTGCCTCAAACAAAGTGAAACGAGGTGAGTGTTGAAAGTAGTCAAATATCTGTTTATTATCATtacacactgtttacattttaaacacacacccaATACAACCATCCACATACAACAGCCTACTTTCACTAGATACACATAACCTGTATTTGTAAATATCTCATGGGCATTAAAGTTGTTGGACTACTTTAGAAAATTTAGATACATTAAGGTGAGTAATCTCTTGAAGAGGATTTCCTGACTGATGAAATCAGCAAACACATGGCTAGTTAGTACAAAGAGCACAGGGGTGATTGTACCCATCATTTGGAAAGTATCAGAAAAGTCAATAAAACAATCAGTTTGTGGCAACGATCTTGTGATATTTCATCTTTCCACGCTGCCTTTATTCACATGTCATCATCCAGTGCAGATTTCAggtgcaaaaaacacacaataaaacatcagaggattttgcacaaaaaa encodes the following:
- the ccdc92ba gene encoding coiled-coil domain-containing protein 92, which translates into the protein MGDESSLSRQIASVERSVVFLRQEHLTLLHGLHLEILSLQKRCSELTSELKVNPPGRSQIELQEEEEILEASCRHMENHLAERECTLGELRKELTHKGALVGALRANLKEKERHFLEELKRRSHCSTILNTELQKQTEAAAYLSFQLHAARQKLHHQRMQQRQALLARANSQGAQYGAEQNSVSPQMPSGASPSSPVVKPKRKSARASSRVERARECVPIEKVMGPAEPTAMPDPALFLHPRRHRARSRHTVAQRQPPMGLEKEDEEEGGGEGPVEPQDEAARLVSSAAAPPAAETKAD